One genomic segment of Xyrauchen texanus isolate HMW12.3.18 chromosome 5, RBS_HiC_50CHRs, whole genome shotgun sequence includes these proteins:
- the LOC127644084 gene encoding zinc finger CCCH domain-containing protein 13-like, with product MTRLDSALQRSESRSVIEIQSRRGSVSQHTETKREVEQNGGRAIFKRASRFLSRDREEEGGGPASPIRHYERGHPLPANHSPERKATIPFRNRDLGLASIRRRSDNLSDEAISGLSPQRHMPYSNFRRGDSQSRASPRSGSPRSMNVSPHRRAVSQSSSHHRGSTTRGHRTSHTSSKHASGKCTPSRRRDSVVSRTASPLRSSGTNKYADLFSPSHKRSPSQSSYGHSLDSEKLYRNLKSIASSAESDASDDRHCWSKQLNTDMEVNGNHSSRNSGRNSRKSGGNSRNSRNAGCSTGYNSTGVSTPYRDYNNHGHSTPKIRSNHKSDRDGASPDASDKPSRSDSRQSQSSTHYPLSPTSQKQLHPSAFAKSQALVAETNKPVTDRSGSSIRRGLEAIILSENPTSESQPAVPEMTIEDYVILADIPRSKLYPEEEETIVVRRRPQSQSPRRDNQHRDVQYVDEREVSEERGRGRERERGRDRREKERRRLEKEMGGQSKTNSTASGHSQLDSLNYNKGLMDMLDEDEEWRQYWFVMADSGLRYYRDSEAEERDEADGEIYLHHCLRVEEFDADKNYGLQLHMRDGLVNLSTKTSRIRRNWINILRRRISFRDSTESVRSDRHPDNSDISDRESLIAPSRTSPSPPHQRNLGSDVTGPYHDEPDMTSSPFTIRREAGEGRDKDHERRLEDRTKWFQDGASDREGDDPWDKVDLKKGAVTSIVLSRLEVPDAPTGPDIERKWEDFEQTSFGELRSLSLLGSQTPRATNEPLQREVVFLRQQMEALRQGRVAAGVAGLCGPDASCALRLEQMEREHRERLREIHNEHERAGREMERDKRGLLQEDAQNTAQVMDALRKAHQEEMERLKGPSDPSIRQQLRECELDGLSEHYSQQREELNCIQNSTEERHGATQQKEREMERPFITGQRSGIVPLGSNERSTSELQMLLRGKESEVEYLHKEIVCLRKAVRTLTKENEALSERYKEVYMELSHLKGRSEREMNSLKRHLKLRNPGLDEECQSNCTDR from the exons ATGACTCGACTTGATTCAGCTCTCCAGCGGTCAGAAAGCCGCTCTGTGATAGAAATACAGAGCAGAAGAGGAAGTGTCAGCCAACACACAG aaactaaaagagaAGTGGAACAAAATGGCGGTCGTGCCATTTTTAAGAGAGCCAGTCGCTTCCTCTCAAGAGACAGGGAAGAGGAAGGCGGCGGTCCAGCCTCTCCCATACGGCACTACGAAAGAGGCCACCCCCTTCCAGCCAACCACAGTCCAGAACGCAAAGCCACCATCCCCTTCCGAAACCGTGACCTGGGCCTAGCGTCCATCAGGAGGCGCTCTGACAATCTTAGCGATGAGGCGATAAGCGGTCTCTCTCCCCAACGACACATGCCCTATTCAAACTTCAGACGTGGCGACAGCCAATCTCGTGCAAGCCCTCGCTCTGGGAGTCCAAGATCTATGAACGTCTCCCCTCATAGGCGAGCAGTATCTCAAAGTTCATCCCATCACCGAGGTTCCACCACACGTGGTCACCGAACATCTCACACTTCCTCCAAACACGCCTCTGGGAAATGCACACCTTCGCGAAGACGAGATTCTGTCGTCTCGCGCACCGCCTCTCCCCTGAGAAGCTCTGGGACGAACAAATATGCTGATTTGTTTAGCCCCTCTCACAAAAGAAGCCCCTCCCAGAGTTCATACGGGCATAGTTTAGATTCCGAAAAGCTGTATAGGAATCTGAAATCGATTGCCAGTTCGGCCGAGTCGGATGCTTCAGACGATAGGCACTGCTGGTCGAAACAGTTGAATACTGACATGGAAGTAAATGGCAATCATAGCAGTCGCAACAGTGGTCGCAACAGTCGAAAAAGTGGTGGAAACAGTCGCAACAGTAGAAACGCTGGTTGTAGCACTGGCTATAACAGCACTGGTGTCTCGACCCCTTATCGAGATTATAATAACCACGGTCATAGCACTCCTAAAATACGCTCGAATCATAAATCTGACAGAGATGGTGCATCACCAGACGCCTCAGACAAACCGTCCAGATCTGATTCCCGTCAATCTCAAAGCTCCACCCACTACCCTTTAAGCCCCACCTCTCAAAAACAATTACATCCCAGCGCTTTTGCCAAATCCCAAGCTTTAGTTGCTGAGACGAACAAGCCAGTCACTGACAGGAGCGGAAGCAGCATCAGGCGGGGCTTGGAGGCAATAATCCTGTCAGAGAACCCCACGTCCGAGAGCCAACCAGCAGTGCCAGAGATGACCATAGAGGACTACGTGATACTAGCGGATATTCCCCGCTCTAAACTGTATCCTGAGGAAGAAGAAACAATCGTAGTGAGAAGGAGACCGCAGAGCCAAAGCCCACGCCGAGACAATCAGCACAG GGATGTGCAATATGTTGATGAGCGTGAGGTTTCAGAGGAGCGAggcagaggaagagaaagagagcgaggaagagaccGCAGAGAGAAAGAACGCAGACGTCTAGAAAAAGAGATGGGAGGACAATCAAAAACCAACAGCACTGCATCGGGACACTCACAG CTTGACTCTCTGAACTATAATAAGGGATTGATGGATATGCTGGATGAAGATGAAGAG TGGAGGCAGTATTGGTTTGTGATGGCTGACTCTGGACTGAGATACTATAGAGACTCAGAGGCTGAAGAG AGGGATGAGGCAGATGGGGAGATTTATTTACATCACTGTCTGAGAGTGGAGGAATTTGATGCCGACAAGAATTATGGACTTCAGTTGCAT ATGCGTGACGGTCTGGTCAATCTGTCCACGAAGACCTCCAGGATCAGGAGGAACTGGATCAACATCCTGAGGAGAAGAATTTCCTTCAGGGATTCAACTGAAAGCGTCCGGTCTGATAG ACACCCAGACAACAGTGACATCAGTGATAGAGAGAGCTTGATTGCACCATCTCGAACCTCTCCATCGCCCCCACATCAGCGTAACCTGGGGTCAGATGTCACCGGGCCGTATCACGACGAGCCAGACATGACGTCCTCACCATTCACCATCCGAAGGGAGGCGGGCGAGGGCCGTGACAAGGACCACGAGAGACGTCTGGAGGACCGGACTAAGTGGTTCCAGGACGGAGCTTCAGACAGGGAGGGTGATGACCCCTGGGATAAGGTGGATTTAAAGAAAGGTGCCGTGACTTCTATCGTTCTGTCCCGGCTGGAGGTTCCTGATGCACCAACAGGGCCGGACATCGAAAGGAAGTGGGAGGATTTTGAGCAAACATCATTTGGAGAGCTGAGGTCGCTGTCACTGCTTGGGTCCCAGACTCCACGAGCGACCAATGAGCCGCTTCAGCGAGAG GTGGTGTTTTTGAGGCAGCAGATGGAGGCTCTTCGTCAGGGTCGTGTAGCGGCCGGCGTCGCGGGTCTCTGTGGTCCTGACGCGTCCTGCGCTCTCAGACTGGAGCAGATGGAGCGAGAGCACAGAGAGAGACTGCGGGAGATCCACAATGAGCACGAGAGAGCAGGCAGAGAGATGGAGAGGGACAAACGGGGACTGCTGCAGGAGGACGCACAGAATACTGCTCAAG TCATGGATGCTCTGAGGAAAGCTCATCAGGAGGAGATGGAGAGACTGAAGGGACCATCAGACCCCTCCATCAGACAACAACT GCGCGAGTGCGAGTTAGACGGTCTGTCTGAGCATTACTCACAACAGCGTGAGGAGCTCAACTGCATCCAGAACAGCACTGAAGAGAGACACGGAGCGACCCaacagaaggagagagagatggagcgacCCTTCATCACAGGTCAAAGGTCAGGAATTGTGCCCCTTGGCAGCAATGAAAGGAGCACTTCAGAATTACAG ATGTTATTGCGAGGAAAGGAGAGCGAGGTGGAATATCTACACAAGGAAATCGTCTGTCTCCGGAAAGCTGTTCGAACTCTTACTAAG GAGAATGAGGCGTTGAGCGAGCGCTATAAGGAGGTGTACATGGAGCTGAGTCACTTAAAGGGCCGCAGTGAGAGAGAAATGAATTCTCTGAAACGACATCTCAAACTCCGTAATCCTGGCCTGGACGAGGAGTGTCAAAGCAACTGCACGGATCGATGA